The genomic segment GGATCAGCACCAAGGGCCTGCGCATCATCGACAAACTGGGCATTGATGAGGTGCTGCGCGATCTGCGCAGCCGCGGCATCAAGGTCTGAGGTAGGCACCATGCGTGACAAGATCAAGCTCAACTCGTCCGCGAAGACCGGGCACTACTACACCACCACCAAGAACAAGCAGTTGCACCCCGAGAAGATCGAGGTCAAGAAGTTCGACCCCGTGGTCCGCAAGCACGTGGTGTACAAGGAAGGTAAGATCAAATAAACCCCCTCGCACCTTCAACACCTCACTGAGCCGGGAGAAACTAGTATCGGACACCCCGGTCGAACCCCCCAGGCCGGCCTGACCGTCGCAGAGCGTCGCAGAGGGGGTCTTATGTGGACCAGAGGGTTGTATTTGTCGGTGGCATGC from the Pseudomonadota bacterium genome contains:
- the rpmG gene encoding 50S ribosomal protein L33; the protein is MRDKIKLNSSAKTGHYYTTTKNKQLHPEKIEVKKFDPVVRKHVVYKEGKIK